The Pocillopora verrucosa isolate sample1 chromosome 2, ASM3666991v2, whole genome shotgun sequence genome has a segment encoding these proteins:
- the LOC131773367 gene encoding probable G-protein coupled receptor No18, whose product MNDSSTPSVTWSSVGKAIPMIFISLVALGGNSIVVISVATKKVIRRVPANIFVLNLAVTDISASLICIPLSYITVLCNNNWIFGEAICQVEAFVIVLLSNVTLLTLFSFSWYRYKTITSYYKYSTLELWRLVKCMVGAIWGVSIFFTLPPVFGWGEFYFSSSISTCSLNWSKHMSYSILILVSLFCIPSCLMTVFYYKIMKFVRKHNKNFRSSKAWCGANDSQLSCSNLDQVGKVPEVIINFPDSSIQSGASTLIAETGTIYNFKLHMRAVGTTPSTSSGLAPVETFSVKDATVIEDNNSQTSRVISPTPSEQSGIVRLGKTQKRFNQQEKLVKVLLVTILAFKVCWFPFAVYSILETLDLHASDSSSFPLVAVWLAFSNTICNPIIYAFLNKQFKMAFKDVLRVLCRGKIRKNTVEPHSVVRP is encoded by the coding sequence ATGAATGACTCCTCAACTCCTTCAGTTACTTGGTCTTCTGTTGGGAAAGCCATTCCAATGATATTTATTTCGTTGGTGGCTTTAGGTGGCAACTCTATTGTTGTCATCTCTGTTGCGACAAAAAAAGTAATTCGGCGTGTGCCAGCCAATATATTTGTCTTGAATTTAGCCGTGACGGACATTTCAGCAAGTCTTATCTGCATACCTCTTTCCTACATCACTGTGCTCTGTAATAACAATTGGATTTTTGGGGAAGCTATCTGCCAAGTGGAGGCTTTTGTCATAGTTCTGCTCTCCAACGTAACTTTGTTGACTTTGTTTAGCTTCAGCTGGTACAGATATAAAACCATCACTTCTTACTATAAATACTCCACGCTTGAATTATGGAGATTGGTAAAATGTATGGTGGGCGCCATATGGGGTGTAAGTATCTTTTTCACCCTTCCCCCTGTGTTTGGGTGGGGCGAGTTTTATTTCAGCTCCAGTATTTCCACGTGCTCGCTGAACTGGTCAAAACATATGTCTTACAGTATATTAATACTTGTGTCGCTATTTTGTATACCTTCGTGCCTCATGACAGTGTTTTATTACAAGATTATGAAGTTTGTTCGTAAGCATAACAAGAATTTTCGCTCCAGTAAAGCGTGGTGTGGTGCTAACGATAGTCAGTTGAGCTGCTCCAACCTTGATCAAGTTGGCAAAGTGCCTGAGGTAATAATCAACTTTCCTGATTCTAGCATTCAGAGTGGTGCAAGCACACTGATCGCCGAAACAGGAACAATCTATAACTTTAAGTTGCATATGCGAGCAGTAGGCACAACGCCTTCAACATCTTCAGGACTGGCTCCAGTGGAAACGTTTAGCGTTAAAGACGCAACAGTCATAGAGGACAACAACAGCCAAACATCTCGGGTCATTTCTCCAACTCCGTCAGAACAATCAGGTATCGTGCGGCTCGGCAAAACGCAGAAACGATTTAATCAACAAGAAAAGCTAGTTAAAGTATTGTTGGTGACTATTCTGGCATTCAAAGTTTGTTGGTTTCCTTTCGCTGTGTATAGCATCCTCGAAACTCTAGACCTGCATGCGAGTGATTCTTCATCGTTTCCTCTGGTGGCAGTATGGCTGGCATTTTCAAACACAATCTGCAATCCTATCATATATGCATTCTTGAATAAGCAGTTCAAAATGGCATTTAAAGATGTACTCCGAGTACTATGCCGAGGTAAAATACGCAAAAATACAGTAGAGCCCCACTCAGTGGTCCGGCCTTAG
- the LOC131773230 gene encoding citramalyl-CoA lyase, mitochondrial, with protein sequence MFGRGKLCKIILKNNHLRNLLLSRKLSSVKGQIPRRSFLYIPGNEERKVSKATGLNSDCVVLDCEDGVASNKKEEARNTIHNILGQLKFGFSEVCVRINSIETGLAEDDLKAALTAKELPDSIVVPKVETVEHLDWLSDKVSSIMKPSADKKLGLITQVESALSLLNLRAVCEHGTSTDRPFRFEALVFGSDDFLVSIGATRTKDAKELIHARQSVVVNAKAFGLQAIDMVYINFKDPEGLQAQAEEGARFGYTGKQIIHPGQIEIVNKAFSPSEEKVKWARDLVNAFEEQERVGKGAINFHGNMIDMPTVQQARNVLRLAEATQKK encoded by the exons ATGTTTGGAAGAGGGAAGTTgtgcaaaattattttaaaaaacaaccaCCTCAGGAATTTACTTTTATCAAGAAAGCTGAGTAGTGTGAAAGGTCAGATTCCAAGAAGATCGTTTCTTTACATCCCAGGAAACGAGGAACGAAAAGTATCAAAAGCGACTGGTTTGAACTCTGACTGTGTGGTGTTGGACTGTGAGGATGGAGTAGCGTCCAACAAGAAG GAAGAAGCAAGGAATACTATTCACAACATACTTGGTCAACTGAAATTTGGTTTCAGCGAAGTGTGTGTTCGTATTAATTCCATTGAGACTGGTTTAGCAGAAGATGATTTGAAAGCAGCTTTGACAGCAAAGGAACTGCCTGACTCTATTGTGGTACCAAAAGTAGAGACTGTAGAGCATTTAGATTGG TTAAGTGACAAAGTGTCCTCCATAATGAAGCCAAGTGCAGACAAAAAGCTGGGGCTTATCACCCAAGTTGAAAGTGCTCTTAGTCTCCTTAATCTCCGTGCTGTCTGTGAACATGGCACATCAACTGACAGACCATTCAGATTTGAGGCTTTAGTATTTGGATCAGATGACTTTCTTGTCAGTATAG GAGCTACTCGCACAAAAGATGCAAAGGAATTGATTCATGCTCGTCAGAGTGTAGTTGTTAATGCAAAGGCTTTTGGTCTACAAGCTATTGATATGGTTTATATTAATTTCAAAG ACCCTGAGGGTTTACAGGCACAAGCAGAGGAAGGTGCTAGGTTTGGTTACACTG gtaaacaaataatacacCCAGGACAGATTGAAATTGTTAACAAGGCATTTTCACCAAGTGAAGAGAAGGTTAAATGGGCAAGAGATCTGGTAAATGCTTTTGAGGAACAAGAAAGAGTTGGAAAG gGTGCCATTAATTTCCATGGCAACATGATTGACATGCCAACAGTTCAGCAAGCCAGGAATGTTCTTCGATTGGCAGAAGCTAcacagaaaaagtaa
- the LOC131773253 gene encoding LOW QUALITY PROTEIN: histone-lysine N-methyltransferase SETD1B (The sequence of the model RefSeq protein was modified relative to this genomic sequence to represent the inferred CDS: inserted 2 bases in 1 codon; deleted 1 base in 1 codon), whose amino-acid sequence MELEMSSEPPQTAGCPKGSSLQEEKNMDPQPADLPVPNFKVGQNERVNKKFLQEICERYGRIEAIKIYYDPQTKKPPXKGRVTFETTTAAKMAVSKLDHTSVMGNIIKAHMEIGIKGHEVHGKHPPARRNSGHDSYSSAHIPTPSPSVISQSSTDSSVLSPSLMMRKSPATSVRLQGDTRAKSLTASWDGTSPAVKKLAQSGSAFLSSQRVSSAQSTFEPVSPPRVFHRNDEPPPPPPPSSNPPPPPVERVSSKEPPPPPPKEKSDQSSSCLNYEDISPDPVFSPGRDEERSVPIHKGKDDNAKTTNKLIESFRRESMRTSSPPSKSRSPRIDRSESYSKWEKRKQMEREERHRDKHRDLDRLGESYDREHVYKEDRRFDKYGDYRHKRDDYFEKKVDRRDNYRWDDYDRSRSGGRWEKDEHKYRKARYSTSPRRGDDRRWAEARPRDPRLRDRDSEIGEVLSKNARHNERDKDGLNGEDDHSRDLRSRGRNQETSDTHIRDKRAKEWPNEVGSSDARTIESKEHRLIDGDIKGSGKDRENTSTDLKIRDPRLKDKDNDHESISQYDSALNLTSQEGVDPQSKNNVADEKDKKLKADSKITESDAKAATAAEIISSVVACTSLKETKAVHRYAEDAYTVGVEACSDEEPLPPGDERDVAHEVQLDINRSKIKAAQNAVKKRKLSETIPDENQSNGAKAKKIQIVLKSVQLTAADSKMDTPENLNHSLVDEEYGDEEISGWRTVSFSSDKSTPEVAADVAVSSESGATLLQEKNLPLTEDISPFNSPAIERTGHVECNDSPVHVSAEPVAHDIYSDIEGNDEDDNEGEDVNNERDDDAMSLSSISSNEDTLEVTEPESKPLPKSKGISVPPPNVVFPPYPPPMFNPTIPPPPFFNPRVPPPPIGPVTVPPPPLPVPGAVPHPNMRPPLPPARPILPPVVLPPSGPPIPVPPPAIPRSGFYDTRRAPQFPNAGFPNSGSYGFPKVEQKKTRRALIIDEVYRKICVELDAVLKRDIFKKLVEASAFKALESWWDNQTKPKTASPTTATTARNLQMCQTPPATVGLPSNSGTAASTIGPSPFERSHSMLLGLRASLPKLPSFKVKRAPEPPKTEQLISSSRKRSNTESSDIPPLETKRRILDDVDSEIETNLENSSSLDRRPRTISRLEEEERSHSPLQLDDSLDVAPKATIVRSSEADERRPSTGSSLYHTLYSSSSNSSESGSDESESDGEDEEEEVESGEGTGDESESESEEETESESEDDTRQVIDKEQQELEVNMGVEQEIDKDSKMEVVHMEKHQDDVFIEDQESSNEMLSNSMNAEETREPESFSCKSGEILKTNELETVSKGMNYKVGESAPTETYRSFHIAHIVPDLFKNEDTLSKSRTSSVEEKDNSSVNSGELVMKVEQPPLRTSDTRDTRNIEDSSHFLSEEKDITMKQDDSFEKTEVKSPLRAPVIGFREKETIERENYMFSHEEEQFPETDQNFDYSEERMPLLSPDKPLAVSLVELDHPYGLTIPEKLPPESVEEEAELFNDKNIIDTPLPEDRRLAESPIVDVVTVNSTLSLLPELTSPKPQFPVRSFEADDELVYEFQRVGIDAEDCYYLKVGFEQLQQVGSDSVVDAHWSSHPPTAQSVTKGRRKLKTEHGVRVHVTGCARAEGFYKIDIKEKAKYLQAQRRQLQCQANVTVEEQKTDGNKAKQQSREHRAIQRRLQSAVCNEEFGDLLKFNQLMVRKKQLRFAKSGIHDWGLFAMENIAADEMVTEYVGEIIRQPIADIRERRYEEMGIGSSYLFRVDQETIIDATTKGNFARFINHCCDPNCYAKIVTLENAKKIVIYSKRDIEVNEEITYDYKFPIEDEKIPCLCGSPQCRGTLN is encoded by the exons GACATGAAGTTCATGGTAAACACCCACCTGCCAGACGGAACTCAGGTCACGATAGTTACTCTTCAGCACACATCCCTACTCCATCTCCTTCCGTAATATCACAGTCATCTACAGATAGTTCAGTGCTATCACCTTCACTCATGATGAGGAAAAGCCCTGCAACATCTGTACGACTACAAGGAGATACCCGGGCAAAGTCACTTACTGCATCTTGGGATGGAACCTCACCAGCTGTCAAAAAATTAGCTCAAAGTGGATCAGCTTTCTTGTCTTCTCAAAGAGTATCGTCTGCACAGTCTACATTTGAACCTGTCTCACCACCCCGTGTTTTCCACAGAAATGATGAACCCCCACCTCCCCCACCGCCATCATCAAATCCACCTCCTCCACCAGTGGAGAGAGTATCCTCAAAGGAGCCCCCACCACCACCCCCTAAAGAGAAATCGGATCAGTCTTCCTCTTGCTTAAATTATGAAGACATCTCTCCAGATCCTGTGTTTTCTCCTGGTAGAGATGAAGAACGATCAGTGCCTATTCACAAAGGCAAGGACGACaatgcaaaaacaacaaataaactaATTGAATCATTCAGAAGGGAGTCAATGCGTACTTCTTCACCTCCTAGCAAAAGTCGATCACCCAGAATTGACAGAAGTGAAAGCTACTCAAAgtgggaaaaaaggaaacagatgGAACGGGAAGAGAGACACAGAGAC AAACACAGGGATCTTGACAGGCTTGGGGAATCATATGATAGGGAACATGTGTACAAGGAGGATCGTAGGTTTGATAAGTATGGAGATTACCGACATAAGAGAGATGATTATTTTGAGAAGAAGGTTGATCGCAGAGACAATTACAGATGGGATGATTATGACAGGAGCAGAAGTGGAGGCCGCTGGGAGAAAGATGAACACAAGTATAGAAAAGCTAGGTATAGCACAAGTCCAAGGAGAGGGGATGATCGTAGATGGGCAGAGGCAAGACCACGGGATCCTAGACTGCGGGACAGAGATAGTGAGATTGGTGAGGTGCTAAGTAAAAATGCAAGACATAATGAAAGAGATAAAGATGGACTTAATGGGGAAGATGACCACAGTCGTGATTTGAGATCACGAGGAAGAAATCAGGAAACTTCTGATACTCACATAAGAGACAAGAGAGCAAAAGAATGGCCCAATGAAGTGGGAAGCTCAGATGCGAGAACCATTGAAAGTAAGGAACATAGGCTGATTGATGGTGATATTAAAGGTTCAGGCAAGGACAGAGAAAATACATCAACTGATCTCAAAATCAGGGATCCCAGACTGAAAGACAAAGATAATGATCATGAAAGTATTTCTCAGTACGATTCTGCTCTAAACCTTACCAGCCAGGAAGGTGTTGATCCTCAATCAAAAAATAATGTTGCTGATGAAAAagacaagaaattaaaagcagaTTCAAAAATTACTGAAAGTGATGCAAAAGCAGCAACTGCTGCTGAGATTATTTCATCTGTAGTAGCTTGTACTTcactaaaggaaacaaaagctgTACACAGATATGCTGAGGATGCATATACAGTTGGTGTGGAAGCTTGCTCTGATGAAGAACCCTTACCTCCTGGAGATGAACGTGATGTTGCTCATGAAGTTCAGCTAGACataaatagaagtaaaatcaAAGCCGCTCAGAATGCTGTGAAGAAGCGGAAACTTTCAGAAACTATCCCAGATGAAAACCAAAGCAACGGAGCTAAAGCGAAAAAGATACAAATAGTCTTGAAAAGTGTTCAACTTACTGCTGCAGACTCTAAAATGGATACTCCTGAGAACCTGAATCATTCACTCGTTGATGAGGAATATGGAGATGAGGAGATCAGTGGTTGGAGGACAGTGTCTTTTTCCAGTGATAAGTCAACACCTGAAGTGGCAGCTGATGTTGCAGTATCTTCAGAGTCAGGAGCCACCCTATTACAGGAGAAGAACTTACCACTTACAGAGGACATATCCCCCTTTAACTCTCCAGCTATTGAAAGGACAGGCCATGTGGAATGTAATGATTCCCCTGTCCATGTGTCAGCAGAACCAGTTGCACATGACATTTACTCTGACATTGAAGGAAATGATGAGGATGACAATGAGGGTGAAGATGTGAACAATGAGAGAGATGATGATGCTATGTCATTATCATCCATTAGCTCAAATGAAGACACTTTAGAAGTGACTGAACCTGAGAGCAAACCCCTCCCCAAATCAAAAGGTATCTCTGTTCCACCTCCAAATGTTGTCTTCCCACCTTACCCCCCTCCAATGTTCAATCCCACCATACCACCCCCTCCATTCTTCAACCCCAGAGTACCCCCTCCACCCATAGGTCCTGTTACTgttcctccccctcccctccctgtcCCTGGTGCTGTCCCACATCCCAACATGCGTCCTCCACTACCTCCTGCAAGACCCATTCTACCTCCAGTTGTGCTGCCACCTTCTGGCCCGCCTATTCCAGTGCCACCTCCAGCCATACCTCGTTCTGGATTCTATGACACTCGGAGAGCACCTCAGTTCCCTAATGCTGGTTTTCCTAACAGTGGAAGTTATGGTTTTCCCAAAGTAGAGCAGAAAAAGACAAGGAGAGCTTTGATCATTGATGAAGTTTATAGAAAAATTTGTGTTGAACTGGATGCTGTTCTTAAGAGAGATATCTTCAAGAAACTTGTGGAGGCATCTGCATTCAAAGCTTTGGAATCTTGGTGGGATAATCAAACCAAACCAAAG ACTGCTTCACCCACAACTGCAACTACCGCAAGAAATCTACAAATGTGCCAAACTCCACCAGCCACAGTTGGTCTTCCATCAAATTCTGGCACCGCAGCTTCCACAATAGGACCTAGTCCCTTTGAAAGATCTCACAGCATGCTTCTTGGATTGCGTGCCTCACTTCCCAAACTTCCTTCATTTAAAGTGAAACGAGCACCAGAGCCTCCAAAGACAGAACAATTGATTAGTTCCTCAAGGAAACGTAGTAACACGGAATCTTCAGACATCCCCCCGCTAGAGACAAAGAGACGCATTTTGGATGATGTAGACTCAGAAATAGAGACAAACTTGGAGAACAGCTCTAGTCTGGACAGGCGTCCACGCACCATCAGTAGGCTCGAAGAAGAGGAGCGGAGCCATTCGCCACTTCAGCTTGATGACAGTTTGGACGTTGCTCCGAAGGCTACAATAGTGAGGAGCAGTGAAG ctGATGAGCGACGACCAAGCACAGGCTCGTCATTGTACCATACATTGTACTCCAGTAGTAGCAACAGCAGCGAGTCAGGCAGCGACGAGAGTGAGTCTGATggtgaagatgaagaagaagaggtGGAAAGCGGAGAGGGCACTGGGGATGAGAGCGAAAGTGAAAGTGAAGAGGAAACTGAATCAGAAAGTGAGGATGACACTAGGCAAGTCATTGACAAAGAACAACAAGAGCTGGAAGTGAACATGGGTGTGGAGCAGGAAATTGATAAAGACTCAAAAAtggaagtagttcacatggAGAAACATCAAG ATGATGTCTTTATCGAAGATCAGGAATCCTCAAACGAAATGTTGTCTAACTCGATGAACGCTGAGGAAACTAGGGAACCAGAGTCTTTCAGTTGTAAGAGTGgagaaatattaaaaacaaatgaGCTAGAGACTGTCTCAAAAGGAATGAATTACAAGGTGGGAGAATCTGCACCTACCGAGACGTATCGCTCTTTCCACATCGCTCACATTGTGCCTGATTTGTTCAAAAATGAAGATACGTTGAGCAAAAGCAGAACTTCATCTGTGGAAGAGAAAGACAATTCAAGCGTAAATAGTGGAGAACTTGTAATGAAAGTAGAGCAACCGCCGTTAAGAACGTCAGATACTCGAGATACTAGGAATATCGAAGACAGCAGTCATTTCCTCTCAGAAGAAAAAGATATAACTATGAAACAAGACGATTCATTCGAGAAAACGGAGGTTAAAAGTCCATTACGTGCACCTGTGATTGGTTTTCGAGAAAAAGAGACGATTGAACGTGAAAATTATATGTTTTCCCATGAAGAGGAACAATTCCCTGAAACGGACCAAAACTTCGATTACTCGGAGGAAAGAATGCCTTTACTTTCCCCTGACAAACCATTGGCTGTTTCGCTTGTTGAACTTGATCACCCGTATGGATTAACTATCCCAGAGAAACTACCACCAGAGTCTGTAGAAGAAGAAGCTGAATTGTTCAACGACAAAAATATCATAGACACTCCCCTCCCTGAGGACAGACGACTCGCCGAGTCTCCTATTGTTGACGTAGTGACTGTTAACTCGACGTTATCCTTGCTGCCTGAACTTACCTCTCCTAAGCCCCAGTTTCCCGTGCGGTCATTTGAAGCCGATGATGAGCTTGTGTACGAATTTCAGAGAGTGGGCATCGACGCAGAAGACTGCTATTATCTAAAAGTTGGTTTTGAGCAGCTTCAGCAGGTTGGATCTGATTCAGTCGTGGACGCACACTGGAGTAGTCACCCAC CGACCGCTCAAAGTGTAACAAAAGGACGTcgaaaactgaaaacagaacACGGTGTACGTGTACATGTGACTGGATGTGCCCGAGCGGAAGGCTTTTACAAGATTGACATCAAAGAAAAGGCTAAATATCTACAGGCTCAGAGAAGACAGCTACAGTGTCAGGCCAACGTTACGGTTGAAGAACAG AAAACAGACGGCAACAAGGCTAAACAACAGTCACGTGAACACAGAGCGATACAAAGAAGATTACAGTCAGCGGTGTGTAATGAGGAATTTGGTGACTTGCTCAAGTTTAATCAGCTCATG GTGCGTAAAAAACAACTTCGATTCGCTAAGTCGGGTATCCACGACTGGGGTCTTTTCGCCATGGAGAACATTGCAGCGGATGAGATGGTAACAGAATATGTCGGTGAGATCATCAGACAGCCCATTGCGGATATCCGTGAGCGGAGATACGAGGAGATGGGAATCGGATCAAGTTACCTGTTTCGTGTTGATCAGGAAACGATAATTGATGCTACCACTAAAGGAAACTTTGCACGATTTATTAACCACTGCTGTGAT CCCAACTGCTACGCCAAGATAGTCACTTTAGAGAATGCTAAGAAAATAGTCATTTATTCCAAGAGAGATATCGAAGTCAATGAAGAAATCACCTACGACTACAAATTCCCCATCGAGGACGAGAAAATCCCATGTTTGTGTGGTTCTCCGCAATGCCGGGGGACTTTGAACTAA